One genomic region from Gossypium hirsutum isolate 1008001.06 chromosome D13, Gossypium_hirsutum_v2.1, whole genome shotgun sequence encodes:
- the LOC107920059 gene encoding uncharacterized protein, whose translation MGGGAMRAAAKVAGAGIVNTGLRGGVQVAPSSAEYSVMCVAASRSASSGISVSGGGVSSVADMTASPNQMMSWEMVDDWEFAGGVEEEVPTAISGGGEPMPRVLFGVAPTLEEAKEAASDLKDALDKAYLSSLDSTDDTRSSCSSLLSEETKDCVAYDAKATLLPKPAVQAFKLLNESPAVQSMVASIAADPNVWNAVLHNPAYMDFIGSHKTNYIFEENRSPRGCESTSVKIEEYFEANEGKEVGNPFSEFLENLKGSVVEVANKATDFLQSLFTIPTAGMEKENGGLNYLEKTIGASLMGLAVMVIMVVLLKRV comes from the exons ATGGGCGGAGGAGCTATGAGAGCGGCGGCGAAAGTTGCCGGAGCGGGAATTGTTAACACTGGCCTTCGTGGCGGTGTTCAGGTGGCTCCGTCGTCTGCGGAATACTCCGTCATGTGCGTCGCCGCTTCTCGTTCGGCTTCTTCCGGAATTTCTGTTTCTGGCGGTGGGGTGTCTTCCGTCGCTGACATGACGGCGTCGCCCAATCAGATGATGTCATGGGAGATGGTGGACGATTGGGAGTTTGCTGGTGGTGTTGAAGAGGAGGTGCCCACCGCCATTTCCGGCGGAGGAGAGCCGATGCCTCGGGTGTTGTTTGGAGTTGCTCCAACCCTGGAGGAGGCTAAGGAAGCCGCTAGTGATTTGAAAGATGCATTGGATAA GGCTTATCTATCATCTCTGGATTCGACGGATGATACCCGGTCATCTTGCTCCTCATTGCTTTCAGAGGAGACTAAAGATTGCGTTGCATATGATGCTAAAGCCACTTTACTACCAAAGCCTGCAGTTCAGGCATTCAAATTACTCAATGAGAGTCCTGCAGTTCAG TCTATGGTTGCGTCAATTGCTGCGGATCCGAATGTATGGAATGCTGTACTGCACAATCCGGCTTACATGGACTTCATAGGGTCGCATAAGACGA ATTATATATTTGAAGAGAATAGATCCCCTCGGGGTTGTGAATCTACATCGGTAAAGATCGAAGAATATTTCGAAGCAAATGAAGGCAAAGAAGTTGGAAATCCATTTTCGGAATTTCTGGAGAACTTGAAGGGTAGTGTGGTTGAGGTGGCTAATAAAGCAACTGATTTCCTCCAGAGTCTCTTTACTATACCCACTGCAGGAATGGAGAAAGAAAATGGCGGATTGAACTATCTGGAGAAGACGATCGGAGCAAGCCTAATGGGATTGGCGGTGATGGTTATTATGGTTGTGCTTTTGAAACGAGTCTAG
- the LOC107919265 gene encoding uncharacterized protein has translation MEKSLEREIKTSWESSTGTILEKMEILQSKLKKWAESITKERKGIKKRLTKKLELLMEEERNDDTMTKIIDTKVHLNKEINRDEIYWEQRARANWLKAGDKNSSYFHKHDSFRRKNNTIARIELDGGREATDERMISIKKTISSDLNEELTSKFTEEEVFSALKGMGPTKAPRPDGFPTLFYQRYWHIVGRLISDNVLLAYEILHTFQQKQTGNKGYMAVKLDMSKAYDRVEWSFLKEVMLRMGFAKEWVDLIMKCINLATYAVNTNGRRGRIFKSSRGLLQGDPLSPFLFLLYSEGLSTLMRLAMKEGLLKGAKASRKGPEISQLLFADDCILFGEATDSGVRMLKGILKEFEECSGQCVNFDKSTVFFSTNTLVEKRGEVSTSLGVGGSTDMEK, from the exons ATGGAAAAGTCTTTGGAGAGAGAAATCAAAACATCTTGGGAGTCATCCACAGGCACTATATTGGAGAAAATGGAAATACTACAATCAAAACTAAAGAAATGGGCAGAATCAATCACAAAAGAGCGCAAAGGGATAAAGAAAAGGCTTACTAAAAAACTTGAGTTGTTGATGGAGGAAGAAAGGAATGATGATACAATGACAAAGATTATTGACACTAAGGTTCACCTAAACAAGGAAATCAATAGAGATGAAATTTACTGGGAGCAGAGGGCAAGAGCGAATTGGCTTAAAGCAGGGGATAAGAATTCATCATATTTTCATAAGCATGACTCTTTCCGTAGGAAAAATAACACTATAGCGAGGATAGAGCTCGACGGAGGAAGAGAGGCTACTGATGAAAGAATGATAA GTATTAAGAAAACAATCTCATCAGATCTAAATGAGGAGTTAACGTCAAAATTCACGGAAGAAGAAGTGTTTTCAGCTCTAAAAGGAATGGGGCCAACCAAAGCACCAAGACCGGATGGGTTTCCGACACTTTTCTATCAACGATACTGGCACATTGTAG GACGACTAATTTCTGATAATGTTTTACTTGCTTACGAGATCCTACATACGTTTCAACAAAAGCAAACAGGAAACAAAGGATATATGGCAGTTAAACTTGACATGAGCAAAGCATATGATAGAGTCGAGTGGAGCTTTCTTAAGGAAGTCATGCTGCGTATGGGTTTTGCAAAAGAATGGGTTGACTTAATAATGAAATGCATTAATTTAGCAACATATGCAGTCAATACTAATGGAAGAAGGGGACGAATTTTTAAATCCTCTAGAGGGTTACTTCAGGGTGACCCACTCAGTCCCTTTCTTTTTCTACTATATAGTGAAGGACTTTCGACATTAATGAGATTGGCTATGAAGGAAGGGCTGTTAAAAGGAGCAAAGGCAAGCAGGAAAGGACCAGAGATTTCACAGTTGCTTTTTGCTGATGACTGCATATTGTTCGGTGAAGCAACAGATAGTGGAGTGAGGATGTTAAAAGGAATTCTTAAGGAATTTGAAGAATGTTCAGGCCAGTGTGTCAACTTTGATAAATCCACGGTGTTCTTCAGTACAAATACATTAGTTGAGAAAAGAGGTGAAGTGTCAACAAGCTTAGGAGTAGGAGGGTCAACGGATATGGAAAAGTAA